A genome region from Oncorhynchus masou masou isolate Uvic2021 chromosome 14, UVic_Omas_1.1, whole genome shotgun sequence includes the following:
- the LOC135554536 gene encoding sterile alpha motif domain-containing protein 9-like, giving the protein MEWSSLPLGEWTESHVSSWLKSIGVKDTYIMKLFEEEVTGPALLELQDNYLRDAFEMKGGQIQLLLRKRDELLKAGPQKLKEDSSTKRDARNVESSAVSTPESKHKVGRSSPKMEKEPISTEEKNESTLVNASLSISEYRKFDKHDKDFKYVKHRVLPPENGIENMIVPCHEYKSLEIAHKLEQKKLTVKVASEVLRFACGCMNMRTNGTIHFGVMDKIKGSYKHGEIIGIPVESQDSFVDALDYIENCFKGSTHPSDARSCIRNPKFIEVIDKEASETTWIIEYDVVPKAKVVKDKLYCVTIPKFSEKANKVIYEEKAPYHRVGANTPRISEDGLINFIQGLRDKDQQREEAELSDNQTASDCREDQKRKLSILLTCGKKYMDDSLFYIIVTNKLKQEHLENINFLTHMNIFCVFDFDPDSKTSGLCEKYKEHHATNLHFLHDYANDRGLSSADFINRLQLFDRPSWIFCNGRNDYLGGEKPCDEKTWIKTKKKQLKRTVSVICNEILPPGSFVVVFLLMSHIEQPLVDTFHEFYAEMNGRDDLAIISESKENYKKWSSFAQVSCSMAALKEISIVEMPMSHVDATIQSIQLSVSRSTRSLPVFNKGLCFLKPVEEDKINSLDIVSVDQCDDTNLEILDQDKISNIEKYFYQGGKIDWMNLWLADKKHCGEVIQRDAYRETNNILEDILQGNSAKRSIETVNICHQAGSGGSTVARQILWNWKAKLRCAVVKQSHEITTVCEHVVHLREYEERDKNSCLPVLLLLEDCNAEYRDDLRRELGNAITTKKISASVLCFILLICKRSHDPERMCRALPSQTVAVTHKLTDEEKTLFSKKLERLKLKFEPEFILTFVLMSEGFQTSYIEGFVKNLLDNIDHSSLITRLIRFVALLNCYVQDSYISVSHCEASLALGIQVDRIRYHAFENSLSEQARLVFIHLKESTSHISSIRIIHPMLAKEILVQLSKTLPQSEIAMDLLQDNVLMSHRFGRDDFLKFIRVLFIRRNKKSRGDSEDSSFSPLIEHVSTETGGIEKAVDLLKAAYIALGKDAIVAQQLARLLYTNTRFEEALRWAEKAKSILPYDTFVLDTLGQVYKWWFYHMHDTLDKRELPPEKVTEIIDTALKGISAFRASEKTPKKEHVSLNNSYYGEVDVGCRLLQLISAVDVFTTKDGKSELMKYLLSDYIPQAVEKPWLRFHGQLKGMNKSIYHALECISENLSYFQTDISEEEEELDTREPEQVHNPRKWVTRKSAVYAGFFCNIPDIVSPMPDYNNSEMVTHTESSRFTRQMKIYQLGGGNLTTILSLLLDHNAKRSGRKLEAIIGMYPENLKKEDLDQTELVNFIFCQIALACALPGSPKLVSLQKLQDLSRRFNWGGRHTPAASALFLHSILFWPEEPRNKEPDSANGQVLMLAIDALQRLCELKNKHLPPRKSRIITHFFLGKARGLSRIVHRSQIEKHIKGTMSERNLKWLGGEVFKTPEVVQLLQRVDGWTENGQLLVQGTTKGSKIRVIPLFKASLPNANENVTFCLGFSFDGLVAFDIKVQE; this is encoded by the coding sequence AGTGGAGTAGTTTGCCATTGGGCGAATGGACAGAATCCCATGTGAGCTCCTGGTTAAAATCCATTGGAGTAAAAGATACATACATTATGAAACTTTTTGAAGAGGAGGTTACAGGACCTGCCCTATTGGAGTTGCAGGACAATTATCTACGTGATGCATTTGAAATGAAAGGTGGCCAAATCCAACTTCTGCTGCGCAAACGAGATGAACTTTTGAAGGCAGGACCACAGAAACTAAAAGAAGACAGTAGTACAAAGAGGGATGCCAGAAATGTGGAATCCAGTGCTGTTTCCACACCTGAGTCAAAACACAAGGTTGGGAGATCCAGTCCAAAAATGGAAAAAGAACCCATTTCAACAGAGGAAAAAAATGAATCAACATTGGTCAATGCGTCTTTGTCTATTAGTGAGTATCGCAAATTTGACAAACACGATAAAGACTTCAAATACGTCAAGCACAGAGTACTTCCACCAGAGAACGGAATTGAAAACATGATTGTCCCATGCCATGAATACAAATCACTGGAAATTGCCCATAAATTAGAACAAAAAAAGCTTACTGTCAAAGTTGCAAGTGAGGTTCTCAGATTTGCTTGTGGGTGCATGAACATGCGGACCAATGGCACAATACACTTTGGGGTCATGGATAAGATTAAAGGCAGCTACAAGCATGGTGAAATCATAGGAATACCAGTTGAAAGCCAAGATTCATTTGTGGATGCATTAGACTACATTGAAAACTGCTTCAAAGGATCAACCCATCCGTCTGATGCCAGGAGTTGCATAAGGAACCCAAAGTTCATTGAGGTTATTGACAAGGAGGCCAGTGAAACAACCTGGATCATTGAATATGATGTTGTCCCCAAGGCAAAAGTGGTGAAAGACAAACTGTACTGTGTCACTATTCCAAAGTTCAGTGAGAAAGCCAACAAAGTCATCTATGAGGAGAAAGCCCCCTATCACAGAGTAGGGGCTAACACACCCCGCATATCAGAGGATGGCCTAATTAATTTCATTCAAGGTCTCCGGGACAAAgatcaacagagagaggaggctgaactCTCAGACAACCAAACAGCTTCTGACTGTAGAGAGGATCAGAAGAGAAAACTCTCCATCCTCCTCACATGTGGAAAAAAGTACATGGATGACTCACTGTTCTACATCATCGTGACAAACAAACTTAAACAAGAACATCTTGAGAACATCAACTTCTTGACTCACATGAATATATTTTGTGTGTTTGACTTTGACCCAGACTCGAAGACATCGGGTCTATGTGAGAAATATAAGGAGCACCATGCTACAAACCTTCATTTTCTGCATGACTATGCAAATGACCGTGGGCTGAGCAGTGCTGACTTCATAAACCGTTTGCAGCTCTTTGATAGACCAAGCTGGATTTTCTGCAATGGACGAAACGATTATCTTGGTGGTGAGAAGCCTTGTGATGAAAAGACCTGGATCAAAACAAAGAAAAAGCAGCTGAAAAGAACAGTGTCTGTGATCTGCAATGAAATTCTTCCTCCAGGGTCATTTGTGGTGGTTTTCTTGCTCATGTCCCACATCGAGCAACCTCTTGTTGATACATTCCATGAATTCTACGCAGAAATGAATGGTCGGGACGATTTGGCTATAATATCAGAGTCAAAAGAGAACTACAAAAAGTGGTCAAGCTTTGCTCAGGTATCGTGTAGCATGGCTGCACTCAAAGAGATCAGTATTGTTGAAATGCCAATGAGTCATGTAGATGCCACTATTCAAAGCATTCAGCTTTCAGTTAGTCGATCCACAAGGAGTTTACCAGTCTTCAACAAAGGTCTATGCTTCTTAAAGCCAGTTGAAGAGGATAAGATTAATTCGTTGGACATAGTCAGTGTTGACCAGTGTGATGACACAAACTTGGAGATACTGGACCAAGACAAAATCAGCAACATTGAGAAGTATTTCTATCAAGGTGGGAAGATAGACTGGATGAATTTGTGGCTGGCAGATAAAAAACATTGTGGGGAAGTCATCCAGCGAGATGCATACCGAGAAACAAACAACATTCTAGAAGACATTTTACAGGGTAATAGTGCCAAAAGATCCATTGAGACTGTTAATATATGTCACCAAGCCGGCAGTGGTGGGAGTACAGTTGCGCGACAGATCCTCTGGAATTGGAAAGCAAAACTGCGATGTGCAGTAGTTAAACAATCCCATGAAATCACAACTGTGTGTGAGCATGTAGTGCACCTGAGGGAATATGAAGAACGAGACAAAAACAGCTGTCTCCCAGTGCTTTTGCTGTTGGAAGATTGTAATGCAGAGTACCGAGATGATCTTAGGCGGGAATTAGGCAATGCAATTACAACCAAGAAAATAAGTGCCTCTGTCCTATGTTTCATCCTGCTCATCTGTAAAAGATCTCATGATCCAGAGAGGATGTGCCGAGCATTGCCGTCTCAGACTGTAGCAGTGACACACAAACTGACAGATGAAGAGAAGACTCTCTTCTCAAAGAAACTAGAGAGACTAAAGCTGAAGTTTGAACCTGAGTTCATTCTCACATTTGTACTGATGAGTGAGGGGTTTCAAACAAGTTACATTGAGGGCTTTGTGAAGAATCTACTGGACAATATTGATCATTCATCTCTCATCACTCGCCTTATCAGATTTGTGGCACTGCTGAACTGTTATGTTCAGGACTCGTATATATCTGTGTCACACTGCGAAGCTTCCCTTGCCTTAGGTATTCAAGTGGATAGAATCCGTTACCATGCATTTGAGAACTCTCTCAGTGAACAAGCTAGACTTGTTTTCATACACCTAAAGGAGAGTACATCACACATCTCATCCATACGGATAATTCATCCAATGTTGGCAAAGGAAATTCTAGTGCAGCTCTCTAAAACTCTGCCACAGAGTGAAATAGCAATGGATCTACTACAGGACAATGTACTTATGAGTCATAGGTTTGGAAGAGATGATTTTCTGAAGTTCATCCGAGTTCTCTTCATCAGACGCAACAAAAAAAGCAGAGGAGATTCTGAGGACAGTTCATTCTCTCCTCTGATTGAACATGTCAGCACTGAAACAGGGGGCATTGAAAAAGCTGTTGATCTTTTGAAAGCAGCCTACATAGCTTTAGGAAAAGATGCAATTGTTGCCCAGCAGCTGGCTCGTCTGCTCTACACTAACACAAGGTTCGAGGAAGCTCTACGTTGGGCTGAAAAGGCTAAATCAATCCTGCCATATGATACATTTGTCCTTGACACATTAGGACAGGTGTACAAGTGGTGGTTTTATCACATGCATGACACTCTTGACAAGCGAGAATTACCGCCTGAAAAAGTTACTGAAATTATAGACACAGCTCTGAAAGGAATTTCAGCTTTCCGTGCCTCAGAAAAAACACCCAAAAAAGAGCACGTTAGTCTGAACAACTCCTACTATGGGGAGGTGGATGTTGGATGCAGACTGCTTCAACTCATATCAGCAGTGGATGTTTTTACAACCAAAGATGGAAAGTCTGAGCTGATGAAATACTTGCTAAGTGACTACATACCGCAAGCAGTTGAAAAACCCTGGCTTAGGTTCCACGGCCAACTAAAAGGAATGAACAAGAGTATTTACCATGCTCTTGAGTGCATTTCTGAAAACCTCAGTTACTTTCAGACAGACAtcagtgaggaggaagaggaacttGACACAAGAGAGCCTGAACAAGTACACAATCCAAGGAAATGGGTGACAAGGAAGAGTGCTGTGTACGCTGGTTTTTTTTGTAACATCCCAGATATCGTCAGCCCAATGCCTGACTACAATAATTCTGAAATGGTCACTCACACTGAAAGTTCTCGATTCACAAGACAAATGAAAATTTACCAGCTAGGTGGAGGAAATCTCACAACCATCCTCTCCTTGCTCCTTGACCACAATGCCAAGAGATCTGGTAGAAAGCTGGAGGCAATAATTGGCATGTATCCAGAGAACCTCAAAAAGGAAGACCTTGACCAGACAGAACTTGTCAACTTCATTTTCTGTCAGATAGCTCTTGCTTGTGCTTTACCTGGCTCTCCAAAGCTAGTTTCCCTACAGAAACTTCAGGATCTCAGTAGGAGATttaactggggagggagacaCACACCAGCAGCAAGTGCTCTCTTTCTTCATTCAATTTTGTTCTGGCCAGAGGAGCCAAGAAACAAGGAGCCTGATTCTGCCAATGGCCAAGTTCTCATGTTAGCAATTGATGCTCTTCAAAGACTTTGTGAGCTCAAAAATAAACATTTACCACCAAGAAAAAGTAGAATAATAACTCACTTCTTTCTTGGGAAGGCGAGAGGGCTGAGCAGGATTGTTCATCGCAGTCAGATAGAAAAGCACATAAAGGGGACTATGAGCGAAAGAAATCTCAAGTGGCTTGGTGGTGAGGTGTTCAAAACCCCAGAAgttgttcaattgctgcaacGTGTTGATGGATGGACAGAAAATGGACAACTGTTGGTTCAAGGCACAACCAAGGGAAGCAAGATCAGGGTCATTCCTCTGTTCAAAGCCTCTCTGCCAAATGCAAATGAAAATGTCACATTTTGTTTAGGTTTTTCATTTGATGGATTGGTTGCTTTTGACATTAAAGTTCAGGAGTGA